ACATCTGACAATGCCCCGAGACTACCCCTCGGAGTCGCCGCCTGTCTATGTACTATCTGCTCCGTGGATGGACAGGAAAACCAAGGAGAGACTCCACCGCTCCTTGCACCAAATATACAAGTGAGTATATATTTTAAGTAGCTATTGTACTAATCCAAAACTTGAGTTTCCATAGTAGCATTTCGTAAttctcatttacattttatttaatgtcctaTATACTATGTTTTTTCAGCAAGCATAAAGGTGAAATTATAGTGTTCCGGTGGGTCGAAGAGATCCGCAACTTCTTGTTTTCCGTCGAGTCCAGACAAGAGCGAAACAAGAGAACAGAGAGAAAGAAAGTTAAATCTCGTCCCGATGAATATACAAAGGCGGTAAGATATTTCAGTACCTGCAgtgataattatattgttagagAAGTGAGTGACTAATGGTTTGTGCGATTTGCAGGCAGAGTGTCCAGACATCACACACGGAGAGGTTATCACAGATAGGAAAAGTAGCTTCCAAGGACACGCAGCTCGAGTTGGTTCTGTAGATGATGTCAAGTAAGTAAACAAGTACATAGTCGCACCGCTTGTCTAATTTGTAACGTCAAATTCAAAAAGTGATGATTTAAATACGTCGTTGAATATGTTTAACCAAACCATTTACTTTCAGAGCTGTGTTGACCAAGCTGAAGATGCACCGAAAGATTATAAACGCGAAGCACAACATGGTGGCGTACCGCATAGAACACAGAACAGCCAAAGGTGTGGAAATAGTGCAGGGGTACGATGAAGACGGCGAGGCGCACGCCGGCGGCAGGTTGTTGCACCTCTTGCAGACCAACAACTGCCTGAATACTGCGGTGGTAGTGACGCGCTGGTGAGTCTCTGTTTCACTGTTTTATGTTCTTCTTTCGGTTTGTTACTCAATGAAGTaaagaatttatattataatgcgtTGACTGAATGTTCTCGGTCCACGTATATGTACCTAGTTGAAGTGAGTTTATTGACTCGATGGTTTGTTCCTGTTTTATTAAGTTGCTCGTCCTTGTTCCAGGTTCGGTGGCATACAAATAGGTGGCGACAGGTTCCGACACATCACCAACGCGGCGAAGCAAGCTATACAACAAGCGGGGCTGCTCAACAAaacttgatataaataaataaataattgttcttgtataaaagtatttgatttaatgttattgtataTTCTATGTTACTTTCGTTGAGGAATAATTGCTTTATCACAGCAAcgtgaaaaattaaatgaataattctaataaataaggTCAATGCTCCATGATTTTCTTAAATGCATACATATCTAGATCTAGTTAGTGGGTATAAATGCTCCAGCATAAAAACTTCCATTTTTTCCCATTTTCTCCTATTGACTAAACTCCTGAGTTTTTTGCCTTAATGAACTTAATTTCCttaagttaattaattgaaatcaaaCTGGTCTAGGAACAGTTTATTCTAGTAACTAATCAAAAAGCTTACGGTACTTGACTCCGCTTCGTTATAGGTAtacattatgattttttaaataacacgtAAATTACCACACTGTGTAAGCTCAAAAATGGCACCCCCACTCCAAACTCTTTCTTCGTCAGAGTTGGTTAATGCATCTGCATTCACGGAGTAGTCAGTGTTTGCCTTGTCGTTGATACGAGCAGTCGTTTATCAGTGGTTCGTCTACAAGTCTGTTGCCGAGTGAGAGTCGcagtgttttaatattatcaagACTGAAGTGCACGTGATACTATTGTTTCAAGAGTATCATTTAAAACAAGTGAACTTTTCGGTTGTGGGAATTAATCGACGCACCTTggcataaaacataaaaatcttgATACAATATAACTATGGGTTACCAAATGGAAATGATTGTGGACCAAATTGCAAAATGCGtccaaaataatgataaaattcaAAGCACTGAGGAAGAACTAAGACAGTCCGGCGAAAACATTAAACGGGTTGAGGTAATTGCGGAGAAAATCCTCAAGGCCACTAAGTCACGGCTCAACTTGAGCTTTGGAGTCTCTGATGCAGACAAGGAACTGTGCAGAGAGTTCTTTGAGCGGTTCAAGTTACCAACGGCAGACATACAAGTTGAGGTTGTAGTAGCAGTGGCGACGGGTATCTCCGTTGCATTGCAGCTGTTCGAGGAAATGTAAAGTGAAATagaaaacttatttataaaatgtttaaatatatttttgtattgtataaattaatattgtgtattttattaggTTAGACGTAAGTTTTTAGTGTTAGTTTTCAGATTAATGtagttatttatagttatagTGTAGTTAGTAATATAAGTAAAttgtataagtaaaataaaaaatgctattattaaaatttttatctatttctagttattgttaatatttttacgtataaacttgaatttgttaataataaatacctcataaaaataaaatggagatTTCTTTTCTTCCCCACATTGTTTCCCATGACTTAATAAAACACAATCTCTGCCCTTGCCTCTTGGGAGTAGTAAGAAACTACAGAGTGGTAAATAATAACGGCTAGTCGTAACCAAAGGAGTTGTGGAAAGGAAAGCTAGGTATTTTAAGGCTGGGTTTCTaacctaaaataaatagacCATAAAAtggcaaacaaaaaaaatgtgtgtacgAGCACTGCACCACTAAATCAAATTGGATGAAATTTCGTTAAAAGATTGTTGAAGACTccataataaaatgaaataattcttATCATGGCAATTCCACGAGAACAAAGCATTtcaggtttcaaacccgcaccctCCTGAATAAGAAGCGTCTTAAATCTTCTATAGTAATCGAGCCACTACGACAAAGCAAAAatcttcatcatcaacagcctgtaagtggccactgctgaccaaaggcctcttctcgcactcGAGAGCTGAAATTCGGTACTGTATTGGGTTTATTGTCCATATGAAGGGAAACTCGAAACAAGGATAAATGTAAATCTAGAATATCTGGTGGAAACGCTAGATCCCAACCAAATTGTTAGAGGTATCAATATACCGGCTTTACATCACATATATTTAGCGTAGTGAATCTCAGCTCTCACAGACGCGTGGGATTACATATTGTGAAGCCTGCTTGACGAGCACACAAAACTCCACGTGTGAATGAATCCTTTGAAAcgatttttcgtatatttctcaatattttaaataacctCATTAGTAATTGACCCATTTCTAAAgacatttaatttgtaaaatactacAATAAACTTAACGACGGCACTCCAAACTCTTTGCTCGTTAATGTGTACCGTAGTATATATAGTCGTAACTCATCGTTGATCCGCACAGTCGTCTTTCGGTCTTTGCTATCGAGCCTCTCTTGCTAAGTGAGCAACtgcatatttttgtaacatttctTTCTATAATTGTGACACCGTCATGgcaaacattaatttgttaaaacAGGTGAGTTTCGCAAACTGTAAACCAAACTACTAACTACCAAAcaaagtgtgtgagagccatgcttcggtacgaatgggccggctcgaccggagtaataccacggcctcacagaaaaccgacgtgaaacaacgcttgcgttgtgtgagtgaggttaccggaggcccaattcccccttcccaatcttccccatccccattcccgaacaacaacccttaaattcctaactcccaaaaagccggtaacgcacttgtaaagcctctggtgtttcaagtgtccatgggcggcggcgattgcttaccatcaggtaatacgtctgcttgattaccggcaagtcccataaaaaataaataaaaaactaaaattgaattttttttcaaccgtactatttatttactatattttctcTTCTGTATTAGGGAGAAGAAAGAGAAGCGTTAGCTTCAATTTATGAAAAGGAGTTTCAAGCAGACAGCAGCAGTGGTACTGGGAGTTCCTACTGTATTAAGGTAACAGAGAGAAACAACGAAGCCGTCATACATGTGACAATGCCCCGAGACTACCCCTCGGAGTCGCCGCCTGTCTATGAACTATCTGCTCCGTGGATGGACAGGAAAACCAAGGAGAGACTCCACCGCTCCTTGGACCAAATATACAAGTGAGTATATATTTGAAGTAGCTATTGCACTAATCCAAAACTTGAGTTTTCATAGCAGCATTTAGTGAatctcatttacattttatttaatgtcctaTACTATGTTTTTCAGGAAGCATAAAGGTGAAATTATAGTGTTCCGGTGGGTCGAAGAGATTCGCCACTTCTTGTTTTCCGTCGAGTCCAGACAAGAGCGAAACAAGAGAACAGAGAGAAAGAAAGTCAAATCTCGTCCCGATGAATATACAAAGGCGGTAAGATATTTCAGTACCTGCagtgtttattatattgttagagAAGTGAATGACTAATGGTTTGTGCGATTTGCAGGCAGAGTGTCCAGACATCACCCACGGAGAGGTCATCACAGATAGGAAAAGTAGCTTTCAAGGACACGCAGCTCGAGTTGATTCTGTAGATGATGTCAAGTAAGTAGAGAAGTACCTAGTCGCACCGCTTGTCaattcaattacaattttaatgatttaaatacGTCGTTGAATATGTTTAACCAAACCATTTATTTTCAGAGCTGTGCTGACCAAACTCAAAATGCATCGGAAAATTATAAACGCGAAGCACAACATGGTGGCGTACCGCATAGAACACAGAACAGCCAAAGGTGTGGAAATAGTGCAGGGGTACGATGAAGACGGCGAGGCGCACGCCGGCGGCAGGTTGTTGCACCTCTTGCAGACCAACAACTGCCTGAATACTGCGGTGGTAGTGACGCGCTGGTGAGTTTCTGTTTCACTGTTTTATGTTCTTCTTTCGGTTTGTTACTcaatgaagtaaataatttatattataatgcgtTGACCGAATGTTCTCGGCCCACGTATATGTACCTAGTTGTAGTGAGTTTATTGACTCGATGGTTTGTTCCTGTTTTATTAAGTTGCTCGTCCTTGTTCCAGGTTCGGTGGCATACAAATAGGTGGCGACAGGTTCCGACACATCACCAACGCGGCGAAGCAAGCTATACAACAAGCGGGGCTGCTTAACAAAActtgatattaattaataaataattgttttttaaataaaagtatttgattTAATGTTACGGTATATATCCTATGTTATTTCGTTGAGGAATAATTGCTTAATCACGTCAACGTGATTAAATAAATGACTATTTCTAATAAATAAGGTCAAAGGTCCATGATTTTCTTAAACGCATACATATCTAGAACTAGTTGCTCCAGCATAACAACTTCTATTTATTCTCATTTGTTCCTATTCACTAAATAAAATCCTGAGATTTTTGCCTTAATTAACctaattttcttaaattaattaattaaaatcaaactggTCTAGGAACAGTTTATTTGAGCAACTAATCAAAAAGCTTACGGTACTTGACTCCGCTTCGTTATAGGTGtacattatgattttttaaataacacgtAAATTACCACATACTTGAGCTCAATAATGGCACCCCCACCCCAAACTCTTTCTTCGTCAGAGTTGGTTAGTGTATCTCCATTCACGAAGCAGTCAGTGTTTGCCTTGTCGTTGATACGAGCAGTCGCCTATCAGTGGTCGGTCTACAAGTCTGTTGCTGAGTGAGAGTCGCAGTGTTTTAGTATTATCAAGAGTGAAGTGCACGTGATACTATTGTTTCAAGAGTATCATTTAAAACAAGTGAACTTTTCGGTTGTGGGAATTATTCGACGtgcatttgtttaaaatataaaaacctttGTACAATACTATTAATATGGGTTGCCAAATGGAAAATATTGTGGACCAAATCGCAAAATGTATCCAAAATAGTAATGAAATTCAAAGTACTGAGGAAGAACAAAGACAGTCAGCCGCAAACATTAAAAGGATTGAGGAAATTGCAGCGAAAATTCTCAAAGCTACTAAGTCACGGCCCAACTTGAAGTTTGGAGTCTCTGATGCAGACAAGGAACTGTGCAGAGAATTCTTTGAGCGTCTCAAGTTACCGACGGCAGACATACAAGTTGAGGTTGTAGTTGCAGTGGCGACGGGTATCTCCGTTGCATTGCAACTGTTTAAAGAGATATGATGTGAATTAGGAAATCtctttatgtaatgtttaagtataattattgtattgtataaattaatattgtatattcTATAAGGTTGGACTAATTATAGTTGATAtgtattatttacctaattattgATGTACATATAGTTTTTGTAACCATAAGTTTTTCGTGTTAGTTTTAAGACTAGTgttgttataaatgtaagtaaaattaacaatgctattattaaaaatgtattcttttATATCTGTTTAAATTGTGGATATTTTTTAAGTGGTTACTTGaagtaatgaataaaaatatctcttaaaaacaaaaggtgatttctttttttaccaaattcttttccatgttattaaaaaaacacaatgtcTGCCCTTGTATTTTGGGAGTAGTAAGTAAGAAACTACCGAGTGGTAAATAATAACGGCTAACCAAAGGAGTCGTGGAGAGGAAAGCTAGGTAATTTATGGCTGGTTTCTACCTTTATCCATCCTCTTAACATAcccaaatgtttttttatgtacagACCTTAAAATGGCAAACAAAAAAATTTGTGTGTACGAGCATAGGTCACTGCACCACTAAATCAAATTGGGTGAGGTTCCAACTGGAATTGCGCAATCGTTTTGCCACACTTGACACAGCGGCAGACTCACTGGACGAGTGGTGGAACCGCATTAAAGTGGCCATCAGCTCCATCGTCTTAGGGCACAAAACGACTCACTCACAAGAGGACTGTATGTCTCACAACGCTCCCATGTGCCTTCATCTGAAACTTCTTGAGACTCACAACGAGCTATTGCTATTCGAACCGGCTTTAACGCACAATACCGTTAAAAACGCAGGGAAATTTACCGCAGTATCCGCAGGGATAGGCGACAGTCGGCGGACGGTATTGCTGATCGTGCTCAACAGGCCGCAAACACCACCAATCTGAAGGAATTATACCACGCGACTAAATCGTTGGGAGGTGACAGCAAGTCTAAGAGGAAGAAGTCTCTGAAGTCATGAACAAAAGAACAGCTGGCACATTGGCGTGAACACTTTGAAGAGATCTTCCGCTTATCAGTTACAGCGTCACCTGATGcactaaatatttatcttacacCACTGCGGCTACTTGATATTGACATAGAACCACCGTCAGCCTCGGAAGTGGCTAAAGCAGCCCGCTCTCTTTACACAGCACCAGGACTCGACCTAATTACAGCAGAAATGCTACGAACTGATTCATCCTCCGCCGTCAAAGTTCTGAAGCATCTTATTAAGAAGATTTGGACCCAGAAGAGTTAGTTTCACGCAGCTGAGACCGGTTTGGCAGTCACGGAAGCTGACCCGAAGGATTAAGCCCGAATCTTCGGGTCCAATGTAATTTCTGCACCGCCTTACAAACGCGCTGACAAGGCGCGTGGGATTACATATTGGAAGACTTACTTGACGAGAACAAATCATTTCATCACGTGGTGCAAATCACCACGTGTGTATGATCTTTCGAAACGATTTTTCGGTAATTTTCTCGATTTTTAAGTGACCTCATTAGTAAAgacatttaatttgtaaaatactacAATAAGCTTAACGACGGTACTCCAAACTCTTTGCTTGTTAATGTGGTCCGTAGTAAATAATATAGAGTCGTAACTCATCGTTGATCCGCACAGTTGTCAGTCGGTGGTCAGTCTTTGCTATCGAGTCTCTCTTGCTGAGTGAGCGAGTAATAATTCGTAACATTACTTTCTATAATTGTAACATCGTCAtggaaaacattaatttgttaaaacAGGTGAGTTTTGCAAACTGTAAACCAAAGTTAAATTGTACATTTTTCCAATCGTACTATTTATTAACTCCATTTTCTTTTCTGGATTAGGGAGAAGAAAGAGAAGCGTTAGCTTCAATTTATGAAAAGGAGTTTCAAGCAGACAGCAGCAGTGGTACTGGGAGTTCCTACTGTATTAAGGTAACAGAGAGAAACAACGAAGCCGTCATACATGTGACAATGCCCCGAGACTACCCCTCGGAGTCGCCGCCTGTCTATGTACTATCTGCTCCGTGGATGGACAGGAAAACCAAGGAGAGACTCCACCGCTCCTTGGACCAAATATACAAGTGAGTATATATTTGAAGTAGCTATTGCATTAATCCAACACTTGAATTTCCATAGTAGCATTTAGTAAttctcatttacattttatttaatgtcctataatatttgtttcagCAAGCATAAAGGTGAAATTATAGTGTTTCGGTGGGTCGAAGAGATCCGCAACTTCTTGTTTTCCGTCGAGTCCAGACAAGAGCGAAACAAGAGAACAGAGAGAAAGAAAGTCAAATCTCGTCCCGATGAATATACAAAGGCGGTAAGATATTACAGTACCTGCAGTGTTTGTTACATTGTTAGAGAAGTGAGTGACTAATGGTTTGTGCGATTTGCAGGCAGAGTGTCCAGACATCACCCACGGAGAGGTCATTACAGATCGGAAAAGTAGCTTCCAAGGACACGCAGCTCGAGTTGGTTCTGTAGATGATGTAAAGTAAGTAGAGAAGTACCTAGTCGCACCGCTTGGCAAATTCAATTGCAATTTTCGTCAAAAAGTGATAATTTGATGATAACCAAACCATTTGTTTCTAGAGCTGTGTTGACCAAACTGAAGATGCATCGGAAGATTGTAAACGCGAAGCACAACATGGTGGCGTACCGCATAGAACACAGAACAGCCAAAGGTGTGGAAATAGTGCAGGGGTACGATGAAGACGGCGAGGCGCACGCCGGCGGCAGGTTGTTGCACCTCTTGCAGACCAACAACTGCCTGAATACTGCGGTGGTAGTGACGCGCTGGTGAGTTTCTGTTTCACTGTTTTATGTTCTTCTTTCGGTTTGTTACTCAATGAAgtaaagtatttatattataatgcgtTGACTGAATGTTCTCGGTCCACGTATATGTACCTAGTTGAAGTGAGTTTATTGACTCGATGGTTTGTTCCTGTTTTATTAAGTTGCTCGTCCTTGTTCCAGGTTCGGCGGCATACAAATAGGAGGCGACAGGTTCCGACACATCACCAACGCGGCGAAGCAAGCTATACAACAAGCGGGGCTGCTCcaaaaatgacataaaattttactataGCACAGTCATTATAACGTCCTGataatttaacttaataaataaatataaataaatgattgtttttgtataaaagtatTTGATTTAATGTTACGGTTTATCCTATGTAACTTTCGTTGAGGAATAATTGCTTTACCACATTAACGTgatgaaataaattactaattcTAATAAAGAAGGTCAATGGTCCATGATGTTTTTAAATGCATACATATCAAGACCTAGTTGCTCCAGTATAACAACTTCCATTTATTCCCATTTGTTCCTATTCACTAAATAAAATCCTGAGATTTTTGCCTTAATTAACCTacttttcttaaattaattaattaaaataaaatcaaattggtCTAGGAACAGTTTATTCCAGTAACTAATCAAAAAGCTTACGGTACTTGACTCCGCTTCGGTATAGGCGTACATtacgattttttaaataacacgtAAATTACCACATGCTTGAGCTCAAAAATGGCACCCCTACCCCAAACTCTTTCTTCGTCAGAGTTGGTTAGTGCATCTGCATTCCCGGAGCAGTCAGTGTTTGCCTTGTCGTTGATACGAGCAGTCGCCTATCAGTGTACGGTCTACAAGTCTGTTGCCGAGTGAGAGTCTcagtgttttaatattatcaagATTGAAGTGCACGTGATACTATTGTTTCAAGAGTATCATTTAAAACAAGTGAACTTTTCGGTTGTGGGAATTAATCGACGCACCTTggcataaaacataaaaatcttgATACAATATAACTATGGGTTACCAAATGGAAAATATTGTGGACCAAATCGCAAAATGCGTCCAGAACAGTACTAAAATTCAAAGTACTGAGGAAGAACTCAGACAGTCCGCCGCAAATATTAAACGGATTGAGGTAATTGCGGAGAAAATCCTCAAAGCCACTAAGTCACGGCCCAACTTGAAGTTTGGAGTCTCTGATGCAGACAAGAAACTGTGCAGAGAATTCTTTGAGCGGCTCAAGTTACCGACGGCAGACATACAAGTTGAGGTTGTGGTAGCAGTGGCGACGGGTATCTCTGTTGCATTGCAACTGTTcgaagaaatataaaatgatattgatatagaaaacttatttatgtattatttaaatattatataattatgtattgtataaattaatattgtaaattttataaGGTTAGACTAATTATActtgatatttatgtattatttacctaatgattgatgtagatatatttttgtaatcataAGTTTTTAGTGTTAGTTTTAAGACTagtgtaagtaaaataaaaaaatgttattatgaaaaatgtatttttttatatctatctaCATTTCCTAGTTTAAATTGTGGATATTTTTGAAGTGTAAACTTGAAttagtcaataaaaaatacctcttaaaaacaaaaagtgatttatttttttccctcattattttccattacataaaaaaacacaatctcTGCCCTGTCTCTTGGGAGTAGTAAGAAACTATAAAGTGGCAAATAGCTTTAACGACTGGTGTCAACCGAAAGAGTCGTGGAAAGGAAAGCTAGGTATTTTACGGCTTGGCTTATTTTACCTTTATCCTTCCTCTCAACATACGCAAATGTTTTAACATACAGGCCTtaaaatgacaaacaaaaaaaaaaaaaagataggcGTGTACGAGCATAATTTACTACAAAACTAAATCAATTTGGGCGAGATTTCGCACAATGATTATTTGAGACTcgataaaagtataaaatagattttatcgTGGAAATTCCACAAGAACAACGCATTtcaggtttcaaacccgcaccctCCTGAATAAGAAGCGTCTTAAATCTTCTATAATAATCGAGCCACCACGACAATGCCAAAAgcttcatcatcaacagcctgtaagtggccactgctgaccaaaggcttatTCTGGCTAAAATTCAATAATTGGTTTAAGGTTCATAATATGAAGGGAAATTCGAAGCAAAGATAAATGTTAATCTAAAACACTTGGTGATCCTGATGAGGAAACGCTAGATCCCAGACTGTTAGAGTTATCAACATTACCGGCTTTACAACACATATTCAGCGTAGTGGGTCTCAGCTTTTAGCCTTGCAGACGCAAGGGgttatttattgtaggtaaGTGGTGACTAAACTTgtgaaaacatgaaaacaacACGTGTGTTAGGGAATATGAATGATCCATCGAAatgatttttcattaattttcttgatattttaaatGACCTTATTAGTAATTGACCCATTACtaaagatatttaatttgtaaaatactacAATAAGCTTAACGACGGCACTCCAAACTCTTTGGTCGTTAATGTGTACCGTAGTATATATAGTCGTAACTCTTCGTTGATCCGCACAGTCGTCTGTCGGTGGTCAGTCTTTGCTATCGAGTCTCTCTTGCTGAGCGAGCAACTGCATATTTGTGacatttctttctttaattGTAACATCGTCATGGAAAACATTAACTTGTTAAGACAGGTGAGTTTTGCAAACTGTAAACCAAACTAAAATTGTACATTTTCCAAccgtactatttatttactccaTTTTCTCTTCTGTATTAGGGAGAAGAAAGAGAAGCGTTAGCTTCAATTTATGAAAAGGAGTTTCAAGCAGACAGCAGCAGTGGTACTGGGAGTTCCTACTGTATTAAGGTAACAGAGAGAAATAACGAAGTCGTCATACATCTGACAATGCCCCGAGACTACCCCTCGGAGTCGCCGCCTGTCTATGTACTATCTGCTCCGTGGATGGACAGGAAAACCAAGGAGAGACTCCACCGCTCCTTGGACCAAATATACAAGTGAGTATATATTTGAAGTAGCTATTGCACTAATCCAAAACTTGAGTTTCCATAGTAGCATTTAGTAAttctcatttacattttatttaatgtcctataatatttttttcagcaaGCATAAAGGTGAAATTATAGTGTTCCGGTGGGTCGAAGAGATCCGCAACTTCTTGTTTTCCGTCGAGTCCAGACAAGAGCGAAACAAGAGAACAGAGAGAAAGAAAGTCAAATCTCGTCCCGATGAATATACAAATGCGGTAAGATATTGTAGTACATGCAGTGTTTGTTATATTGTTAGAGAAATGAGTGAGTAATTGTTTGTGCGATTGCAGGCAGAGTGTCCAGACATCACCCACGGAGAGGTTATAACAGACAGGAAAAGTAGCTTCCAAGGACACGCAGCTCGAGTTGGTTCTGTAGATGatgtaaagtaagtaaagaagTACCTAGTCGCACCGCTTGTCAAGTCAATTGCAATTGTCGTCAAAAAGTGATGATTTAAATACTTCGTTGAATATGTTTAACCAAACCATTTATTTTCAGAGCTGTGTTGGCTAAGCTGAAGATGCATCGGAAGATTGTAAACGCGAAGCACAACATGGTGGCGTACCGCATAGAACACAGAACAGCCAAAGGTGTGGAAATAGTGCAGGGGTACGATGAAGACGGCGAGGCGCACGCCGGCGGCAGGTTGTTGCACCTCTTGCAGACCAACAACTGCCTGAATACTGCGGTGGTAGTGACGCGCTGGTGAGTTTCTGTTTCACTGTTTTATGTTCTTCTTTCGGTTTGTTACTcaatgaagtaaataatttatattataatgcgtTGACCGAATGTTCTCGGCCCACGTATATGTACCTAGTTGTAGTGAGTTTATTGACTTGATTT
This genomic interval from Spodoptera frugiperda isolate SF20-4 chromosome 14, AGI-APGP_CSIRO_Sfru_2.0, whole genome shotgun sequence contains the following:
- the LOC126911355 gene encoding protein IMPACT-like, whose translation is MENINLLKQGEEREALASIYEKEFQADSSSGTGSSYCIKVTERNNEAVIHVTMPRDYPSESPPVYVLSAPWMDRKTKERLHRSLDQIYNKHKGEIIVFRWVEEIRNFLFSVESRQERNKRTERKKVKSRPDEYTKAAECPDITHGEVITDRKSSFQGHAARVGSVDDVKAVLTKLKMHRKIVNAKHNMVAYRIEHRTAKGVEIVQGYDEDGEAHAGGRLLHLLQTNNCLNTAVVVTRWFGGIQIGGDRFRHITNAAKQAIQQAGLLQK
- the LOC118269010 gene encoding protein IMPACT-like gives rise to the protein MENINLLRQGEEREALASIYEKEFQADSSSGTGSSYCIKVTERNNEVVIHLTMPRDYPSESPPVYVLSAPWMDRKTKERLHRSLDQIYNKHKGEIIVFRWVEEIRNFLFSVESRQERNKRTERKKVKSRPDEYTNAAECPDITHGEVITDRKSSFQGHAARVGSVDDVKAVLAKLKMHRKIVNAKHNMVAYRIEHRTAKGVEIVQGYDEDGEAHAGGRLLHLLQTNNCLNTAVVVTRWFGGIQIGGDRFRHITNAAKQAIQQAGLLNKT